TGACTTGTAAAAAGTTCTGATGATGGCGCTCAACATTTGTCCCAATGATTTCTTGCATGGATTCCTTTCCTTCCAGCCATCAGCCATTCAAGTTTCCGATTTTGGATTTTCGCTCAATCTAACCTTTAAAATCTAAAATCTAAAATTCCATTCGGCTGATAGCTGATAATTAAATTCACAACTCAAGACGCTTCTGATCTGCGTTCATAAAACTCAAAAATTTCTGCGCGATCGCGCAAAGCCAAAGCCGAGAACGCAACCAGCACTCCTAGCAAGGCCGCACCTGTGGCTTGGTGAGCGACGGTGAGCGGTTCTACCTGGAGGTGTAAGCGGAAGGTAGCCACGCCCAAAGCGATTTGCCATACTAACAAACCACCGGCCCAATTGGCTAGCTGGCGCAGGGTGGGGTGCAGTGCCGGCGTCCGCCATGATAGAAATACCAAAGCCAGTGTAGCAAGGCTGGCTGGCACCACACCGGCAATGTGGCTGTTCATCACTAAACACAATTGGCCGGCACCAAAGCACTGGTGCAAAGCCCATTGAGAGCCAACCAATCCGCCTAAAATGCTTTGCAAATATACCAGAATTGCAGCGCTCAACCCTACCCAAGGCAACTTCCCAACCGTGCCAATCGCGCGATAGGGCATTAAGGATACGCCGATTGCGAGTAGGGTGATGAAAAACAGGAGGGCACATCCTAGGTGAGCAGTAACGATGTCGAACCGCAGAAGTTCTGTTACCGTTAGTCCTCCCAAAACGCCCTGGAAAATAATTAAGCCGAGGGCGAAGGTGGATGCCCAGGGAAGCCAAGCAGGGAGGACTCGCCGATCCCACCAGGATAAGCCGGCCAACCCTATCGCACCGCAGCCGATCGCAGCAGCATCAAGCCGGTGAAACCACTCCAGAAACACTTGAAAATTCATTTGTGCCGTCGGCACTAACTCTCCATAACACAGGGGCCAGTCGGGGCAGGCAAGTCCCGCATTCATCACCCGCGTTGCACTGCCGACGGCCATCAAAAGCAGGGTCGCAATGGCTAGCTTCCAGACAAGGCGACGAATGCGTTCTGCCGATTGAGATTGTGTTGTAGAGGTGGCTGCGTCTTGATGCAGGATAGAGTTGGCCATGCGCTGTACCTCAGTTTTGATGGGAAATCAAGGTTAATCGAATACTGAGCGTTCGCTCATTTTTAAATCGACTCGTGACTTTTGCTAGGGTCGATCCTAGCAATTACTTTAATCATCCTGACTCCCATTCGCACTGGCTTTAGGAATTTCTTCCGATTGTTAGAAGCAATCACCCTTATATTACTTTTGCTTTAGAAAACTAAATAGATATTAACAAATCGCTATAATTTGGGGTGGGTCTTGCTGAAGACACCCAGCCGGCATGATTCTAAAGAAATCCCAAAAGGTGTCCAATGACAGCGAATTTGAATCATCACCTGCTTTAACGTAGGGATGTAAGCGGAACCAAAAAGTTGATGGCGACTGAGGTCTGTAACTAAACTGCAAGGCGTGACAAAGCACGCGCTTAGAGGCTGAATGCTGTTAGGCTCTAGCTAAGAGCCAACGTTTAAGAAATTTTGTCTGGAGGTTCCAAACCACCGTGAACATCCCAAACTCCATCCTCACCATGCTGGCCGGCATCGGACTGACCCTCGTCAGCCTATGGTACGGCCAGAACCACGGTTTACTGCCGGTGGCAGCCTCCGAAGAA
This genomic stretch from Microcoleus sp. FACHB-672 harbors:
- a CDS encoding COX15/CtaA family protein, giving the protein MANSILHQDAATSTTQSQSAERIRRLVWKLAIATLLLMAVGSATRVMNAGLACPDWPLCYGELVPTAQMNFQVFLEWFHRLDAAAIGCGAIGLAGLSWWDRRVLPAWLPWASTFALGLIIFQGVLGGLTVTELLRFDIVTAHLGCALLFFITLLAIGVSLMPYRAIGTVGKLPWVGLSAAILVYLQSILGGLVGSQWALHQCFGAGQLCLVMNSHIAGVVPASLATLALVFLSWRTPALHPTLRQLANWAGGLLVWQIALGVATFRLHLQVEPLTVAHQATGAALLGVLVAFSALALRDRAEIFEFYERRSEAS